Below is a genomic region from Amycolatopsis sp. 195334CR.
ACCTGGCCGACCGGCTCAAGGCCGAGCCGCTCAGCTCTCGCGCGCTGGAGGGCAAGTCGGTCGCGGCCATCTTCGAGAAGAACTCGACGCGCACCCGGCTCTCCTTCGACGTCGGCATCGCCCAGCTCGGCGGGCACCCGGTGATCGTGGACGGCCGGTCCATGCAGCTCGGCCGCGAGGAGACCATCGAGGACACCTCCCGCGTGCTCTCGCGCTACGTCGACGCCGTGGTCTGGCGGACCTTCGCGCAGAAGCGCATGGACGCGATGGCCTCGGTCTCCTCGGTCCCGGTGATCAACGCGCTGACCGACGAGTTCCACCCCTGCCAGGTGCTCACCGACCTGCAGACCATCCGCGAGCGCAAGGGGAAGCTGTCCGGGCTGAACCTGGTCTACCTCGGTGACGGCGCCAACAACATGGCGCATTCGCTGCTGCTCGGCGGCACCACCGCCGGGATGAACGTGCGCGTGGTCTCGCCCGAGGGCTTCCAGCCGGACCAGCAGGTCATGCTGGACGCCAAGCACCGCGCCAGCGACACCGGCGGCAGCGCCACGGTGTTCACCGATCCGCACGCCGCGGTCGACGGCGCCGACGTGCTGGTCACCGACACCTGGACCTCGATGGGCCAGGAGAACGACGGGCTGGACCGGGTCGGCCCGTTCCGCTCGCTCCAGGTCAACGCGGCGCTGCTGGAGCGGGCCGCGCCGGAGGCGATCGTGCTGCACTGCCTGCCCGCCCACCGCGGCTGGGAGATCACCGACGAGGTGCTCGACGGCCCGGCCAGCGCGGTGTGGGACGAGGCGGAGAACCGGCTGCACGCGCAGAAGGCGCTGCTGGTCTGGCTGCTCGAAAACGAGCGACGCCGATGAGCAGGGCGGCCCGGCAGGCCAGGATCATCGAACTGGTGTCCACGATGGCCATCCGCAGCCAGACGGAACTGGCCAAGCTGCTGGCCGCCGAGGGCACCGAGGTCACCCAGGCCACGCTGTCCCGCGATCTCGACGAGCTGGGCGCGGTCAAGCTGCGCGGCGCCGATTCGGGCGCGCCGGTCTACGTGATCCCGGAGGACGGCAGCCCGGTCCGCGGCGTGCAGGGCGGCACGGCCAGGCTGGCCAAGCTGCTCGCCGAGCTGATGGTCTCGGTGGACGCCTCGGGCAACCTGATGGTCCTGCGCACCCCGCCGGGCGCCGCGCAGTTCCTGGCCAGCGCGATCGACCGGGCCGCGCTGGAGGAGGTGGTCGGCTCGATCGCCGGTGACGACACGGTGGCGGTGATCGCGCGCGAGCCGCTGACCGGCAAGGGCCTGGCGGAGAAGTTCGCCGAGCTGGCGGACCGCTCGTCCACTTCGGACGGTGAGTAGGGTGCGCGGCGAAGCAAACCAGCGACGGGAGAGTGTGAGCGAGTGAGCGGGAAAGAGCAGCCGGTCCAGCTGTGGGGCGGCAGGTTCGCCAGCGGACCGGCCGAGGCCATGGCGGCGTTGAGCCTGTCGACGCACTTCGACTGGCGGCTGGCGCCCTACGACATCGCGGGTTCGCGGGCGCACGCCAGGGTCCTGCGCACGGCCGGGCTGCTCACCGAGGAAGAGCTGACCGGCATGCTGGCCGCGCTGGACACCCTCGCCGAGGACGTGGCCTCGGGCGCGTTCACCCCGGAGATCGCCGACGAGGACGTGCACACCGCGCTCGAACGCGGCCTGCTGGAGCGCGCGGGCGCCGAACTGGGCGGCAAGCTGCGGGCCGGCCGGTCGCGCAACGACCAGGTCGCCACGCTGTTCCGGATGTACCTGCGTGACGCCGCGCGCCGGATGGTGGCCGGCACGCTGGACGTGGTCGAGGCGCTGGTGTCGCAGGCCGAGCGCAACGCCGACGCGATCCTGCCCGGCCGCACGCACCTGCAGCACGCCCAGCCGGTGCTGCTCGCGCACCACCTCCAGGCCCACGCGCACGCGCTGCTGCGTGACATCGGCCGCCTGCGGGGCTGGGACGCGCGCACCGCCGAGTCGCCGTACGGTTCCGGCGCGCTCGCCGGTTCCTCGCTGGGGCTCGACCCGGAGGCCGTGGCCGCGGAGCTGGGCTTCGACACCTCGGTGGAGAACTCGATCGACGGCACCGCCTCGCGGGACTTCGCCGCCGAGTTCGCCTTCGCGCTGGCCATGCTGGGCGTGAACCTGTCCAGGATCGCCGAAGAGGTGATCATCTGGAACACCGCCGAATTCGGCTACGTGACCCTCGACGACGCCTGGGCCACCGGCAGTTCGATCATGCCGCAGAAGAAGAACCCGGACGTGGCCGAGCTGACCCGCGGCAAGTCCGGCAGGCTGATCGGCAACCTGACCGGCCTGCTGGCCACGCTCAAGGCGCAGCCGCTGGCCTACAACCGGGACCTGCAGGAGGACAAGGAACCGGTGTTCGACTCGGTCGAGCAGCTGGACCTGCTGTTCCCGGCGCTCGCGGGCATGCTCGGCACGCTCACCTTCCACACCGACCGCCTCGCCGAACTCGCGCCGGCCGGCTTCACCCTGGCCACCGACATCGCGGAATGGCTGGTGCGCCAGGGCGTTCCGTTCCGCGTGGCGCACGAGGCCGCGGGGGAGTGCGTGCGCGTGGCCGAGGGCAGGGGAGCCGGGCTCGAGGACCTGACCGACGACGAACTGGCCAAGATCCACCCCACGCTCACCCCGCGGGTGCGCGAGGTGCTGACCATCGAGGGCTCGGTCGCGTCACGCGACGCGCGCGGCGGCACCGCGCCGGTGCGGGTCGCCGAGCAGCGTGAGCGCCTGGTCCACCGGATCGGCGAACTGCGCGACTGGCTCAAGTAGCGCGAGACTTCGCCGCCGACCGGAGTTTCGCCCGCAGCGCCTTCGTGGCCACCGGGCCGAGGCTCTCCAGCACGTCGGCCAGCGCGGCGAGCTGGGCGAGCGCACCGAGCGCCTGCTCGCCGCCCTCGGCGTCGACCGCTTCGAACAGGGTGAGCCCCAGGAAACCGGCCGAGGTCGCCCGCGCGAGCCCGGCCGGATCGGTGAACTCGGTCAGCGGGGAACCGGAGAGCACGCGCATCAGCGTGCTCTCCACCTCGGTGGTCCACTTGCCCAGCGCTTCCCTGGTCGCCTCGGCGAGCCGTCCGCCGCCCTGCGCGCCGGCGAGCGTCTGCGCCAGTACGGCGAGATTGCCCTCGGCACGCTCGGCCTCGTGGATCTCGCGGCCGAGTGCGAGCAGTTCGGCCAGCGAGCGCACCTCGGCGAACCGGGGGCGGTGGGCGGCCACGCGGACTTCGGTGGTCTGCACGCAGGTCTGCGCGATCAGTTCTTCCAGGTTGCCGAAGTGGTAGAAGATCAGCGCCTGGTTGGCCCCGGCGGCGGCCGCCACCGAGCGCGCGGAGACCGCCGTGATGCCCTGCTCGCGGATCACCGCGAGCACCCCGTCGATCAGCCGCTGTTTGGTGTTCACCACAACACCTTCTCGCGCAGGGGTTTCACCGCGCCGCTCACCCCCGGTTCGACGAACGAGGCGGCGAACCGGCCGTGGTAGCCGAACACCGGGCCGAACCGCGGGTTGGTCACCTCGACCTGGATCCGGAACTGCCCGATCTCCTCGTCGAACCACTCGTCCACGGTGGCGGTGCCGCTGACCCGCGCCGGCAGCACCGTGCGCAGGGGCCCTTCCCGCAACCGGAACTCGCCAGAGCTGATCCGGAAACCGCCGTCCTCCCGCACCTTCAGCCGCAGCTCGGTGGCCACGTGCTGGTGCGTGCCGAGGTAGTCCACGATCCGGCCGCAGGTCGGGTCGAACACCATCTGCGCGTCGAACCGCCGTCGTTTCCCCGGCAGGTCGAAGGTGCGCACGAACGAGATCGTCTCGCGCCCGAACGAGTCGACGTACGGGTAGTTCTCGATGGTGAACGGCACGTTCTCGCCCTGCTCGGGGAACAGGATGTGCCGCGTGGTGCCGAGCCGGAGGAACGGGGCGGTGTAGACCGGGCCGCGCCAGATCCGGTCCATCACGCCGTGGCCGAGCATGCCGATCCCGGTCGCCGTGCCGAGGTTGAGCCGCTGGCGCACCCTCGGGTGCAGGCGGGCGAAGTCAGTACCGAAAGCTCGTTCGAAGATGGTCAAGGCCGCTCCTCTGCTGTTCGGGTTCGATGCCGTCCTCGAGCCACCGGCGGAGCCGGTCGAAGGACAACGCGGTGAGCCGGGCGAAGACCGGCCGGAACACCCGGTCGGCCGCGCGGCCGAGGGCGCCCCAGCGGGTCGTGTAGTCGAACCCGGTGGCGAAGGCGACGCCGTCGGGTCCCGGGGCGTACCGCCAGTAGCCCGACCCCTGCCGGATCAGGGAGAGCGGGTCGGCCGAGCGGAACCGCAGCGCCGAGGTGCGGCCGCCGTCCGGGCGGTGGCGTTCGCCGGCGTGCGTGCCGAGCCCGGTCACCCGCACGCCGAGGAACTGGCTCGTGTACCGGAACCGGCCGGGTTCCAGCGGTTCGATCTCGGCGAACCGCAGGTCCCACCGCTGGTGCAGCGCCGGGTCCTGGGTGTGCGCCCACACCGTGGCCAACTCGGCCCTGATCAGCGTCTTCACCTGGATCGGAGCCATTGCCCCTCCTCGTCTTGAGCGAGTGCTCAACTCACCGTAGCGCGAGTTGAGCGGTTGCTCAAAACAGCTCCTGGTTAAGATTTTCCCGACGGCATGAGGGGAGAGCGGTGCTGGATCACCTGGTCTACGCGACACCGGACCTGGACCGGACGGTCGAGGAACTGGCCGGACGGGGAATCGCGCTGAGTCCCGGCGGGCCGCACCCCGGGCTCGGCACGCGCAACCACCTCGCCGCGCTCGGCGAGAACGCGTTCCTGGAGGTCATCGGCCCGGATCCGGAGCAACCCGATCCGGCGACCCCGCGCCCGTTCGGCGTCGACGAACTCACCGGGCCCAAGCTGGTGACCTGGGCGATTCAGGTGCCGGACCTCGACGCCGCGCTCGATCGCGCGCGTGCCGCCGGGCACGAACCGGGTGACGCCGTCCCGATGTCGCGCCGCCGCCCCGACGGGGTGCTGCTGTCCTGGCGGCTCGCGTTCCCGCCGGACAACGAGGGCGGGCTGGCCCCGTTCGTGATCGGCTGGGGTGACACTCCGCATCCGTCGCGCACCGCCGCGACCGGCACGACCCTGGTGTCGTTGCGCGGGGAGCACCCCGATCCGGCTCGCCTCGGCCGCGTGCTCGCCGCGCTGGGTGCGGAACTCGACGTGACCGAGGCCGCCGCGCCGGCGCTCGTCGCCGAACTGGGCACCGCGTCGGGCACGGTGGTGCTGCGGTGACGGGACGGCTGGTCACCGCGGACGAACTGGCCATCGACCCGGTGGTCGCGGCACCCTTCCTGCTGGGCTGCGAACTGGAGGCCGACGGTCCCGACGGCACGGTCCGGGTGCGCCTGGTCGAGGTCGAGGCATACCGCGGGCACGACGATCCCGCGTCGCACTGCTACCGCGGCCGGACCCCGCGCAACGATGTGATGTGGGGTCCGGCGGGTCACCTGTACGTGTACTTCGTCTACGGCATGCACTTCTGCGCGAACGTGGTGTGCGGGGTCGACGGCGTGCCGGGCGCGGTGCTGCTGCGCGCGGCCGAGGTGGTCGAGGGCGCCGACGTGGTCCGCGCCCGCCGTCCGAAGGCGCGTTCGGCCGCGGTGGCGAACGGCCCGGCCATCCTGACGTCGGCTCTGGGCCTCGACCGCGCGCACAACGGCGCGGATCTGCTCGACCCGGACTCGCCGGTCCGGCTGCTGCCCGGGGAGCGCGTTGCCACCAGCGAGATCCGCACCGGCCCGCGGGTCGGCGTGGCCGCCGCGATGGACACGCCGTGGCGGTTCTGGGTGGACGGTTCACCCGCGGTGTCGACCTACCGGCGGGGCGGCCGGGTGCGGCCGGGGCGGTGAGCCCGCCCGGAAACCGATTGCGCTGGTGAGGGATCATTCAGTGCGTGAGTGAGCACATCCTTGACGAACTGTCCTGGCGCGGCCTGATCGCGCAGTCCACCGACGTCGACGCCCTGCGGCGAGACCTGGACCAGGGACCGCTCACGCTCTATTGCGGCTTCGACCCGACCGCGCCCAGCCTGCACGCGGGCAACCTGGTCCCGCTGCTGATGCTGAGCCGGTTCCAGCGCGCCGGGCACCGGCCGATCGTGCTGGCCGGCGGCGCGACCGGGATGATCGGTGATCCGCGCGACACCGGTGAGCGCACGCTGAACACGCTCGACGTGGTCGGCGAGTGGGCGGGCCGGATCCGCGGTCAGCTCGAGCGGTTCGTGGACTTCGACGACTCGCCGACCGGCGCGGTGGTGGCCAACAACCTGGACTGGACCGGGCCGCAGTCGGTGCTGGAGTTCCTGCGCGACGTCGGCAAGCACTTCCCGGTCAACACCATGCTGAACCGGGAGACGGTGAAGCGGCGGCTGGAGACCGACGGCATGTCCTACACCGAGTTCAGCTACCTGCTGCTGCAGTCGCAGGACTACCTGCACCTCAACCGCGAGTACGGCTGCACGCTGCAGGTCGGCGGCTCGGACCAGTGGGGCAACCTGGTCGGCGGGGTGGACCTGATCCGGCGGGTGGACGGCAAGAGCGTGCACGCGCTGACCGCGCCGCTGGTGACCGACGCCGAGGGCCGCAAGTTCGGCAAGTCCACCGGCGGCGGCAACCTGTGGCTGGACCCGGAGATGACCTCGCCGTACGCGTGGTTCCAGTACTTCGTCAACGTCGGGGACGCCGACGTGATCCGGTACCTGCGGATGTTCACCTTCCTGACCGCCGAGGAGATCGCGGCGCTGGCCGAGGACACCGAGCAACGGCCGCACCTGCGTGCCGCGCAGAAGCGGCTGGCCGAGGAGTTCACCACGCTGGTGCACGGCGCTGGGCAGACCCGGCAGGTCATCGCGGCCAGCCAGGCGCTGTTCGGCCGTGGTGAGCTGGCCGAGCTGGAGGCGTCCACGCTGGACGCGGCGATGGCCGAGGTGCCCAGCGGCGAGGTGAAGCTGTCCGACGAGCCGACCATCGTCGAGCTGCTGCTGGCCGGCGGGCTGGTGGACAGCAAGGGCGCCGCGCGCCGCACGGTGAAGGAGGGCGGCGCGTACGTGAACAACGCGAAGGTCACCGACGAGGAGTGGAAGCCGTCGGCCGGCGATCTGCTGCACGGGCGGTGGCTGGTCGTGCGCCGGGGCAAGCGCAACATCGCGGGCGTCGCGGCGGCGCACTGAGCGCCCGGGCCGGAATCAGGGGCTTGACCAGCCGTTTCCCCGTTAAGGGACCCCCCCTGATTCCGGCCCGGAACGGCCGTGTAATGTTCTCTTCGTCGCCAGGGAGACCGGGCGGCCGCCGGGAACACGAACCAAGCTCCCACCTCGTGTGGTAGAGTGGGTGGTCCCAAATCCGGAGTAGTAGTTGCCCCCACTGAATCCGAGTGGTTCGACGTTGGGTACACTGCTCCGGGGCCAAAAACCTCGTAGTGTGTTGCTTGAGAACTCAACAGTGTGCTAGTGAACTAAGCCAGTAGAGCTTATATTGAAACCCCCTCGTCGGGGTTTCCTTTGAGATAACTAGAATAGTCTAGATCAAATTCATTGTTGGAGAGTTTGATCCTGGCTCAGGACGAACGCTGG
It encodes:
- a CDS encoding arginine repressor, coding for MSRAARQARIIELVSTMAIRSQTELAKLLAAEGTEVTQATLSRDLDELGAVKLRGADSGAPVYVIPEDGSPVRGVQGGTARLAKLLAELMVSVDASGNLMVLRTPPGAAQFLASAIDRAALEEVVGSIAGDDTVAVIAREPLTGKGLAEKFAELADRSSTSDGE
- a CDS encoding DNA-3-methyladenine glycosylase codes for the protein MTGRLVTADELAIDPVVAAPFLLGCELEADGPDGTVRVRLVEVEAYRGHDDPASHCYRGRTPRNDVMWGPAGHLYVYFVYGMHFCANVVCGVDGVPGAVLLRAAEVVEGADVVRARRPKARSAAVANGPAILTSALGLDRAHNGADLLDPDSPVRLLPGERVATSEIRTGPRVGVAAAMDTPWRFWVDGSPAVSTYRRGGRVRPGR
- a CDS encoding VOC family protein, producing MLDHLVYATPDLDRTVEELAGRGIALSPGGPHPGLGTRNHLAALGENAFLEVIGPDPEQPDPATPRPFGVDELTGPKLVTWAIQVPDLDAALDRARAAGHEPGDAVPMSRRRPDGVLLSWRLAFPPDNEGGLAPFVIGWGDTPHPSRTAATGTTLVSLRGEHPDPARLGRVLAALGAELDVTEAAAPALVAELGTASGTVVLR
- a CDS encoding SRPBCC family protein, with the translated sequence MAPIQVKTLIRAELATVWAHTQDPALHQRWDLRFAEIEPLEPGRFRYTSQFLGVRVTGLGTHAGERHRPDGGRTSALRFRSADPLSLIRQGSGYWRYAPGPDGVAFATGFDYTTRWGALGRAADRVFRPVFARLTALSFDRLRRWLEDGIEPEQQRSGLDHLRTSFRY
- a CDS encoding DUF4166 domain-containing protein, which gives rise to MTIFERAFGTDFARLHPRVRQRLNLGTATGIGMLGHGVMDRIWRGPVYTAPFLRLGTTRHILFPEQGENVPFTIENYPYVDSFGRETISFVRTFDLPGKRRRFDAQMVFDPTCGRIVDYLGTHQHVATELRLKVREDGGFRISSGEFRLREGPLRTVLPARVSGTATVDEWFDEEIGQFRIQVEVTNPRFGPVFGYHGRFAASFVEPGVSGAVKPLREKVLW
- a CDS encoding TetR family transcriptional regulator, with amino-acid sequence MNTKQRLIDGVLAVIREQGITAVSARSVAAAAGANQALIFYHFGNLEELIAQTCVQTTEVRVAAHRPRFAEVRSLAELLALGREIHEAERAEGNLAVLAQTLAGAQGGGRLAEATREALGKWTTEVESTLMRVLSGSPLTEFTDPAGLARATSAGFLGLTLFEAVDAEGGEQALGALAQLAALADVLESLGPVATKALRAKLRSAAKSRAT
- the argF gene encoding ornithine carbamoyltransferase; translated protein: MPRHFLRDDDLTPDEQLTVLDLADRLKAEPLSSRALEGKSVAAIFEKNSTRTRLSFDVGIAQLGGHPVIVDGRSMQLGREETIEDTSRVLSRYVDAVVWRTFAQKRMDAMASVSSVPVINALTDEFHPCQVLTDLQTIRERKGKLSGLNLVYLGDGANNMAHSLLLGGTTAGMNVRVVSPEGFQPDQQVMLDAKHRASDTGGSATVFTDPHAAVDGADVLVTDTWTSMGQENDGLDRVGPFRSLQVNAALLERAAPEAIVLHCLPAHRGWEITDEVLDGPASAVWDEAENRLHAQKALLVWLLENERRR
- the tyrS gene encoding tyrosine--tRNA ligase, with translation MSEHILDELSWRGLIAQSTDVDALRRDLDQGPLTLYCGFDPTAPSLHAGNLVPLLMLSRFQRAGHRPIVLAGGATGMIGDPRDTGERTLNTLDVVGEWAGRIRGQLERFVDFDDSPTGAVVANNLDWTGPQSVLEFLRDVGKHFPVNTMLNRETVKRRLETDGMSYTEFSYLLLQSQDYLHLNREYGCTLQVGGSDQWGNLVGGVDLIRRVDGKSVHALTAPLVTDAEGRKFGKSTGGGNLWLDPEMTSPYAWFQYFVNVGDADVIRYLRMFTFLTAEEIAALAEDTEQRPHLRAAQKRLAEEFTTLVHGAGQTRQVIAASQALFGRGELAELEASTLDAAMAEVPSGEVKLSDEPTIVELLLAGGLVDSKGAARRTVKEGGAYVNNAKVTDEEWKPSAGDLLHGRWLVVRRGKRNIAGVAAAH
- the argH gene encoding argininosuccinate lyase, with the protein product MSGKEQPVQLWGGRFASGPAEAMAALSLSTHFDWRLAPYDIAGSRAHARVLRTAGLLTEEELTGMLAALDTLAEDVASGAFTPEIADEDVHTALERGLLERAGAELGGKLRAGRSRNDQVATLFRMYLRDAARRMVAGTLDVVEALVSQAERNADAILPGRTHLQHAQPVLLAHHLQAHAHALLRDIGRLRGWDARTAESPYGSGALAGSSLGLDPEAVAAELGFDTSVENSIDGTASRDFAAEFAFALAMLGVNLSRIAEEVIIWNTAEFGYVTLDDAWATGSSIMPQKKNPDVAELTRGKSGRLIGNLTGLLATLKAQPLAYNRDLQEDKEPVFDSVEQLDLLFPALAGMLGTLTFHTDRLAELAPAGFTLATDIAEWLVRQGVPFRVAHEAAGECVRVAEGRGAGLEDLTDDELAKIHPTLTPRVREVLTIEGSVASRDARGGTAPVRVAEQRERLVHRIGELRDWLK